GACTTCGTGGGCCGAGGCCGTCCGGCGGGTTCCTGGATACCGGGCGGCTTGCATGGGCATCGATCGCGAACTTGAGGCGCAGATTCTGCGCTACTACCACGTCGAGAAGTGGCGGATCAACACGATCGCGGAGCAGTTGCACGTGCATCACAGCACGGTGGAGCGCGTGTTGACGCAGGCGGGCGTGCCGCGGATCAACCGGAGGCCACGCGTTTCGCAAGTCGATGCGTTCGTGCCATTCATCGCCGATACCCTGACGCGCTTCCCGACGCTCACTGCGGCACGGCTCTTCCAGATGGTTCGGGAGCGCGGCTACCGCGGAAGCTCGAGCCACTTCCGGCACCGTGTCGCGCTGCTTCGGCCGAGGAAAGCGGCCGAGGCGTACCTGCGTCTTCGCACCCTGCAGGGCGAACAAGGACAAGTCGACTGGGCACACTTCGGGCACCTCCAGGTGGGCCAGGCGCAGCGGCCGCTGATGGGCTTCGTGATGGTGCTGTCCTACTCGCGCCGGATCTTCCTGCGGTTCTATCTCGACGCGCGGCAAGCCATCTTCCTCGACGGGCACCTGCAGGCGTTCCATGCTTGGAACGGTTGCCCCAGGGTGCTGCTCTACGACAACCTCAAGAGCGCGGTGCTGGAGCGCCACGGCGACGCGATCCGCTTCCACCCGACGTTGCTTGCGTTCGCGGCCCATTACCGCTTCGAGCCCCGCCCGGTGGCGGTGGCCCGCGGCAACGAGAAGGGGCGCGTGGAGCGCGCGATCCGCTACGTACGGGAGGCCTTCTTCGCCGCGCGGCAGTTCGCCGACATCGACGATCTCAACGCCCAAGCCCAAGCCTGGTGCGACGGCCAAGCCATGGAGCGGCCCTGTCCCGAGGACCGAACGGTCCGCGTGCGCGACGCCTTCGCTCAGGAGCAACCCTTGCTTGTGCCGCTGCCCGAGGACGACTTCCCGGTGGCCGAGCGCATCGAAGTCAACATCGGCAAGACTCCCTACGCCCGGTTCGACACCAACGACTACTCGGTCCCGGCCGAGTACGTGCGCCGCAGTCTGACCGTCTTGGCCACAACATCCGTGGTGCGCATCATGGACGGCGCCAAGGTCATCGCCTCCCACCCGCGCAGCTACGACCGCGGCCAGCAAATCGAGGATCCTGGCCATATCCGGGCGCTGGAGAACGCCAAGCGCAGCGCCCGCCAGCACCGTACGACCGACGCGCTCGTTGCCTGCGTTCCGGCGGTGAAGGACCTGCTCGTGCAGGCCGCCGCCCACGGCTACAACCTCGGAGCGGTGACCCGCGGGCTCATGGCCCTGCTGCAGCGCTACCCGGCGCAGGAGCTCGACCAGGCCGTCTGCGACGCGCTCGCGCGCGGCGTTCCGCACCCCAATGCGGTGCGTCTGGCGCTCGACGCCCGGCGCCACGCCCGCGGCGAGCCGCCGCCCACCCCCGTTCACCTGCCCGAGCACCTGCGCAGCCGCGACGTCGCCGTGCGGCCGCACCGGCTCGATTCCTACGACCAACTCACGGAACGCCCCGATGACGACGAACCCGAATGCGAACCTGCGTGAGCGCGCCGCTCAGCTGCGCTTGAACGGAATCCTCGCCCACTGGTCCGAGATCGGCGCTGCGGAGTGGGTGGCGCAATTCATCGAATGGGAGGAAACCGAGCGCGCCCGCCGCAGCATGGAGCGCCGGCTTCGCCGCGCCAGCATCGGCGCCTTCAAACCCCTGGCCGACTTCGACTGGGCCTGGCCCACCCGCTGCGACCGCGCCGCCGTCGCGGAACTCATGGATCTGCAGTTCATGGCCGAGGCGACCAACGCTGTGCTGGTCGGACCCAACGGAATCGGCAAGTCCACCATCGCCCAGAACATCGCCCACCAGGCCCTGCTCGCCGGCCACACGGTCCTGTTCATCACCGCCGGGCAACTGCTCGGTGAACTCGCCGGCATCGACAGCGACTCGGCCCTCCAGCGCAGGCTGCGCTACTACGCTGGATTCGATCTGCTGGTCATCGACGAGGTCGGCTATCTGTCCTACTCCAACCGCCACGCCGATCTGCTCTTCGAGTTGACCAACCGCCGTTACAAGAAAAAGAGCACCGTCATCACGACGAACAAACCGTTCTCCCAGTGGCACGAGGTCTTCCCCAACGCCGCCTGCGTCGTCTCCCTGATCGACCGGCTCATCCACAACGCCGAGATCATCGCCCTCGAAGGCGAGTCCTACCGCCTCAAGGAAGCCCAGGAACGAAACGAACGACGCGCCGCCGCGCGGCGCAAGCGCAAATCGTGACCGGCCCCCGATTCGACCAACTCCCCTGGCCGTCGCCAGACTCCGGCGACGAACCCAGCAGCGAAGCCTGCGCGCAACTCGTCGATCTGCTCTACGCCCTGGGTGACCTCGTCGCCGAGCGCTACCACCGCAAGATCAAGCGGTACTACCGGCGCCGCCATCGCAAGGACCAACCCGCCGCCGTCGCCAAACCCGACGGCGTGCAACTCGATCTGTTCCCCGCCGACCTGCTCGAACCCTTCTGAATCCGCCGCGGATCGCCGTGGTGGCACCACCCCGGGATCGGCGTTATAGAGCCAGCGCTCCACCGGCCGTTCAGCGATACCGACCAACCGCGCCCGGCGCAAACCAGCCCCAGCAGCAAACCGCGGCAAATATCCGCGGTTCTACGCAGCCGCTAACAGCCGCTCACGAGTACGCGGGGGCGCCGTATACGTAATGCCGCAGCTGCTTGCCATCCGCATGGCTGCGCCGCGCGATTCCGTGCACGTGCAGCACCAGGTTGCGCAGCACGCCGTATACCAACGCCGGTTGCGTGTCCAGAAGACGCTCCAGACGGGATCGCTGCAGGAGCAGTACACGACTCTCCCGGCGCACGGTCAGATGCGTGCGAATCTGCAGCGAAGAGCCCCCAGCGAAACTGGCGGTCCGGCCCACGTCGCCGCACTCCGTGAGATGCAGGGACAACGACTCTCCCTCGATCATCGCTTCGATTTCCACATCGCCGTCGAGAAGAATCATCAGCCCGTCCTGGGTTTCGTCCTCGAGCATCGCGTCGGAAACCGTTCCGACATCCAGGTCGCGGATCACCACCAGATCCGCCAGACATTCGACCTGCCGCCGGTGCAATTGCTGCGTCAAGCCGCTGCGTTCGAGCGCCTCGACGATCACTTCGCGCGCGACGTCGGAGCCCGCGGTCCGTGGAACGGGACTGCATTCGGACGCCCAAATAGGTGTTTGTACGTTCATGGCAAGAATCTCCAAAGGAAAACCGATCGAGGGGCGCTATCGCGCCGACGCCCCATGCTGCACTGCAGCAACTATCCTACGCGCATTTTTCCCGGGAATGTCAATCGGCAGGACCTGACGCGGTCCATCTGCGCACCAATTTGGCGCATATCTGCCTCCCCGCGAGGCCGTTTGGTGGGTGTTAGCGCCCGCGGTATTTCGCGAGCGATGTTCCGCGATAGTTCGCGAGGTTTGAACGCGGGGTGTCCGGATTGGTTGCCCGCGTGGCGGAATGTGGAAGCGGTGGAGCGATGCGGGAGCCGGCGATCGATTGGCGGCGGCGATGCGGACGGTGGATTTCGGGGGTTGCGCAGGCGGGCGGTAGTGGGCGGCGCTGTTGCGCCGCTGCCGCTGCGGGGTGGTGGCGGATTCAGAACGGATCGAGGAGGTAGCCTGGGAAGAGGTTCATCTGCCGGGGATCCGGGTTTTGCTCGTTGATGGGG
This genomic window from Burkholderiales bacterium GJ-E10 contains:
- a CDS encoding transposase, IS21 family; translation: MGIDRELEAQILRYYHVEKWRINTIAEQLHVHHSTVERVLTQAGVPRINRRPRVSQVDAFVPFIADTLTRFPTLTAARLFQMVRERGYRGSSSHFRHRVALLRPRKAAEAYLRLRTLQGEQGQVDWAHFGHLQVGQAQRPLMGFVMVLSYSRRIFLRFYLDARQAIFLDGHLQAFHAWNGCPRVLLYDNLKSAVLERHGDAIRFHPTLLAFAAHYRFEPRPVAVARGNEKGRVERAIRYVREAFFAARQFADIDDLNAQAQAWCDGQAMERPCPEDRTVRVRDAFAQEQPLLVPLPEDDFPVAERIEVNIGKTPYARFDTNDYSVPAEYVRRSLTVLATTSVVRIMDGAKVIASHPRSYDRGQQIEDPGHIRALENAKRSARQHRTTDALVACVPAVKDLLVQAAAHGYNLGAVTRGLMALLQRYPAQELDQAVCDALARGVPHPNAVRLALDARRHARGEPPPTPVHLPEHLRSRDVAVRPHRLDSYDQLTERPDDDEPECEPA
- a CDS encoding IstB domain-containing protein ATP-binding protein, which encodes MTTNPNANLRERAAQLRLNGILAHWSEIGAAEWVAQFIEWEETERARRSMERRLRRASIGAFKPLADFDWAWPTRCDRAAVAELMDLQFMAEATNAVLVGPNGIGKSTIAQNIAHQALLAGHTVLFITAGQLLGELAGIDSDSALQRRLRYYAGFDLLVIDEVGYLSYSNRHADLLFELTNRRYKKKSTVITTNKPFSQWHEVFPNAACVVSLIDRLIHNAEIIALEGESYRLKEAQERNERRAAARRKRKS
- a CDS encoding uncharacterized protein (Fragment), which gives rise to MTGPRFDQLPWPSPDSGDEPSSEACAQLVDLLYALGDLVAERYHRKIKRYYRRRHRKDQPAAVAKPDGVQLDLFPADLLEPF
- a CDS encoding putative transcriptional regulator, Crp/Fnr family is translated as MNVQTPIWASECSPVPRTAGSDVAREVIVEALERSGLTQQLHRRQVECLADLVVIRDLDVGTVSDAMLEDETQDGLMILLDGDVEIEAMIEGESLSLHLTECGDVGRTASFAGGSSLQIRTHLTVRRESRVLLLQRSRLERLLDTQPALVYGVLRNLVLHVHGIARRSHADGKQLRHYVYGAPAYS